In a single window of the Elaeis guineensis isolate ETL-2024a chromosome 8, EG11, whole genome shotgun sequence genome:
- the LOC105034190 gene encoding uncharacterized protein has protein sequence MAIIAAMSADDGKDAHEHDLVMPGFRFHPTEEELIEFYLRRKVEGKRFNVELITFLDLYRYDPWELPALAAIGEKEWFFYVPRDRKYRNGDRPNRVTTSGYWKATGADRMIKAENHRSIGLKKTLVFYTGKAPKGIRTSWIMNEYRLPQSETDRYQKAEISLCRVYKRSGVDDHCQLPGTLSTKASSSKATGSDKKHGSSHQPPPSFQTFAGDCSSSVMEKAPKIGGGTNTNMSAPVLQKPAALYGSTASVASLSSTTSTEEDGTSLHHPKNTTALIPTCSVLTSATSSMVSPTIDELHSLIGYNQSYMNQPNQFLPSQLQPQLLPLNTLPVSFPTISDKLWEWNALHEVGRDFTSFK, from the exons ATGGCAATTATAGCAGCCATGAGCGCAGACGATGGCAAGGATGCACACGAGCACGACCTCGTAATGCCCGGCTTTCGCTTCCACCCTACCGAAGAGGAGCTCATCGAGTTCTACCTCCGGCGCAAGGTCGAGGGCAAACGCTTCAACGTCGAGCTGATAACCTTCCTCGATCTCTACCGCTACGACCCATGGGAGCTTCCTG CATTGGCAGCAATTGGGGAGAAGGAGTGGTTCTTTTATGTCCCCAGAGACCGGAAGTACAGAAATGGTGATCGGCCCAACCGGGTGACGACGTCAGGCTACTGGAAGGCTACCGGAGCTGACCGGATGATCAAAGCTGAGAACCATCGATCGATTGGATTGAAGAAGACCCTTGTCTTCTACACCGGGAAGGCTCCCAAAGGCATCCGAACTAGCTGGATCATGAACGAATACCGTTTGCCCCAGAGTGAAACAGATCGATATCAGAAG GCTGAGATCTCACTCTGCCGAGTCTATAAAAGATCTGGGGTCGATGACCACTGTCAACTCCCTGGCACCCTCTCCACCAAGGCGTCCTCCTCTAAAGCGACTGGATCAGATAAGAAACACGGCTCATCTCATCAACCACCTCCGAGCTTCCAAACGTTTGCAGGAGACTGTTCATCGTCAGTGATGGAGAAGGCACCCAAAATTGGAGGTGGAACCAACACCAACATGTCTGCACCGGTGCTACAAAAACCTGCAGCTCTCTATGGATCGACAGCCTCGGTGGCTTCTCTGAGCTCAACTACATCAACTGAAGAAGACGGTACTTCACTTCACCATCCCAAGAATACAACTGCTTTAATCCCAACATGCTCCGTCCTCACTTCCGCTACTTCCTCCATGGTCAGTCCTACGATCGACGAGCTCCATAGTTTGATAGGTTACAACCAAAGCTACATGAACCAACCCAACCAATTCCTCCCTTCGCAACTGCAACCTCAATTGCTTCCCCTCAACACGCTGCCCGTTTCATTTCCAACCATTTCAGACAAGCTCTGGGAGTGGAATGCCCTCCATGAGGTTGGCAGGGATTTCACAAGTTTCAAGTGA